The Thermosynechococcus sp. genome has a segment encoding these proteins:
- a CDS encoding mannose-1-phosphate guanyltransferase produces the protein MRVVVMAGGSGTRLRPLTCDLPKPMVPVVNRPIAEHILNLLRRHSLDDVVMTLHYLPDIVRDYFGDGNEFGVHLSYVVEEEQPLGTAGSVKNIVNLLTDPFLVVSGDSITDVDLTDALRFHQQHDAPVTLILARVPQPKEFGIVFTDSDGRVRRFLEKPSAGEVFTDTVNTGIYILSPTVMDYLNGGIERDFSRDLFPLLLQADVPMYGYTTDAYWCDVGSLQTYQQVQQDALYGRVHLEIQGHEVQPQIWVGHNTPLPQTVQLQAPLVLGNNCRFGAGVTLGAGTVLGDNVIIGNGSRLRSVVAWNGCFIGDDSELEHCILARYVHVDRHVRLQEGVIIGSRCVVGEEASLSQGVRLWPGKRIEAGAIVNESLIWGTTGQRYLFGQRGVAGVANVDITPEFAVRLAAAYASILEPGTSVLVSRDQRNVSRMVSHALMSGLMSVGIQVLNLEAIALPIARFAAQTLSVSGGIHVRAHPDRADQLLIEFFDHKGINLSRAKERQIETAYFREEIRRALLMDVGVMTHPNNCVAAYAQGFEKWLNTQLFYGSPAKIVIDYAYAVSGVVLPQILSKFGCDAVVLNATLHPTPLNILERQRLLRELGQVVTALSASLGVQVSANGERLTLVDNAGQVFSDQELTALMTYLTLLTHPGGTIVVPVTTSSAVEAIARQQGGHIIRSRTKPTDLMEACQHHSGVVLGGSAETGFIFPQLHPGFDAMFTIATLLELLALIGKPLTVIRQELPRVHYYHRPIRCPWLAKGSLMRHLVETHPRNHLSLIDGVKIGEPNTDHWVLILPDASEPLVHLYVNSPDAPWSEQMLQRYSRRIEEFARLEPLSDATIKM, from the coding sequence GTGCGTGTCGTTGTCATGGCCGGTGGGAGTGGCACTCGCCTACGCCCCCTCACCTGCGATCTACCCAAACCCATGGTGCCGGTGGTCAATCGTCCCATTGCCGAGCATATTCTCAATCTCCTGCGCCGCCATAGCCTTGATGATGTGGTCATGACATTGCACTATCTCCCCGATATCGTGCGGGACTATTTTGGCGATGGGAATGAGTTTGGGGTGCACCTGAGCTACGTCGTTGAAGAAGAGCAGCCCCTGGGCACGGCAGGGTCAGTGAAAAACATTGTCAATTTGCTCACAGATCCATTTTTGGTGGTCAGTGGCGATAGCATTACCGATGTTGATTTAACCGATGCCCTGCGTTTTCACCAGCAGCACGATGCTCCTGTCACCCTGATCCTTGCCCGTGTGCCTCAGCCAAAGGAGTTTGGGATTGTCTTTACCGATAGCGATGGCCGCGTGCGGCGGTTTCTCGAGAAGCCCTCAGCGGGGGAAGTCTTTACGGATACAGTCAATACGGGCATCTACATCCTCAGCCCCACAGTTATGGATTACCTCAATGGCGGCATTGAGCGGGATTTTTCGCGGGATTTGTTCCCATTGCTGTTGCAGGCGGATGTGCCGATGTATGGCTATACCACCGATGCCTACTGGTGCGATGTCGGCAGTCTCCAAACCTATCAACAGGTGCAACAGGATGCCCTCTATGGCCGAGTGCACTTGGAAATTCAGGGGCACGAAGTTCAGCCGCAAATTTGGGTAGGCCACAATACCCCCTTGCCGCAAACGGTTCAGCTACAGGCGCCGCTCGTCTTGGGCAATAACTGCCGCTTTGGTGCGGGGGTCACCCTTGGGGCGGGCACGGTCTTGGGGGATAACGTGATTATTGGCAATGGCAGTCGGTTGCGTTCAGTGGTGGCTTGGAATGGCTGCTTTATTGGGGATGACAGTGAATTGGAGCATTGCATCTTAGCTCGCTATGTCCATGTTGATCGCCATGTGAGACTACAGGAAGGGGTGATTATTGGCAGTCGCTGTGTGGTGGGGGAGGAAGCCAGTCTGAGTCAGGGAGTGCGGCTCTGGCCAGGAAAACGTATTGAAGCGGGTGCAATTGTCAATGAAAGTCTGATCTGGGGCACAACAGGGCAGCGCTATCTCTTTGGGCAGCGAGGAGTGGCCGGCGTGGCTAATGTGGACATTACACCGGAGTTTGCCGTGCGGCTGGCGGCAGCCTATGCCTCAATTCTTGAGCCCGGAACCAGTGTGCTCGTGTCGCGGGATCAGCGCAATGTATCGCGGATGGTGTCCCATGCCCTGATGTCGGGTTTGATGTCGGTGGGGATTCAGGTTCTCAATTTGGAGGCGATCGCCCTGCCGATTGCCCGCTTCGCTGCCCAAACCCTTTCAGTCAGCGGCGGGATCCATGTGCGCGCCCATCCCGATCGCGCCGATCAGCTTTTGATTGAGTTTTTTGACCACAAAGGCATCAACCTCAGTAGAGCCAAAGAGCGGCAAATCGAAACCGCCTACTTCCGCGAAGAGATTCGCCGTGCCCTACTGATGGATGTCGGTGTCATGACCCACCCCAACAACTGCGTGGCCGCCTATGCCCAAGGCTTTGAAAAGTGGCTGAATACGCAACTGTTTTATGGTAGCCCCGCCAAAATTGTTATTGACTATGCCTATGCCGTTTCTGGGGTTGTCTTGCCCCAGATCCTCAGTAAGTTTGGCTGCGATGCCGTTGTTCTCAATGCCACCCTCCACCCAACTCCCCTAAATATTCTGGAGCGACAGCGACTCCTGCGGGAACTGGGACAGGTGGTGACAGCCCTTTCTGCAAGTTTAGGAGTGCAAGTCTCCGCCAATGGCGAACGGTTGACCTTGGTGGACAATGCCGGTCAGGTTTTCAGTGATCAAGAACTCACGGCCTTGATGACCTACTTGACCCTCTTGACTCATCCGGGGGGCACCATCGTGGTGCCGGTCACAACCTCTAGCGCCGTGGAGGCGATCGCCCGCCAGCAGGGAGGACACATTATCCGCAGTCGTACCAAGCCGACTGATCTCATGGAAGCCTGCCAACACCACAGTGGCGTTGTCCTAGGGGGGTCCGCAGAAACCGGTTTCATCTTCCCGCAACTGCATCCGGGATTTGATGCCATGTTTACGATCGCCACACTGCTCGAACTGCTGGCACTGATTGGCAAGCCCCTCACAGTCATACGCCAAGAACTGCCCCGCGTCCACTACTATCACCGCCCGATTCGCTGTCCTTGGCTTGCCAAAGGGTCATTGATGCGCCACTTAGTGGAAACCCATCCCCGCAACCATTTAAGTCTCATTGACGGCGTCAAAATTGGTGAACCCAACACTGACCATTGGGTACTGATTCTGCCCGATGCCAGTGAGCCATTGGTACACCTCTACGTGAATAGTCCTGACGCCCCTTGGAGTGAGCAGATGCTGCAACGCTATAGCCGCCGCATTGAAGAGTTTGCCCGCTTGGAACCTCTCTCAGATGCCACAATAAAGATGTAA
- a CDS encoding ShlB/FhaC/HecB family hemolysin secretion/activation protein: MALPALGIPITTPTQQDIQPALPEASPLPATPPPVLEPPPSLPSPPPASETVLIPVQKIIVEGSTIFGAAEFDPIIKPLEGRQVTLAELQRATDAITKLYLDRGYLTSRAVLNEQIARDGVIRIQVLEGRLQDIRIEGNKGIIQRYIRSRIALGAGVPLNSNRLEEQLRLLRTDPLFANLSASLRPGTTPQESILVVRVVPARWLNAAFGLDNNTPPAIAPHRATAFLGYNNLSGRGDSVYGSYAIGNNLGTFDWGASNTVEFGYSLPLNAMNGTLTIRTLQADSEITRPPALAALNIRSESSIYQASFRQPVIRNIREELAFGIGFLMQSGQTFVAGVPAPISAGADASGYSASRVLEFTQEYIRRDTQGAWVLRSQFNVGLPILGATANPSPIPDGTFFSWLGQGQRQQRLWADNFLILRTDVQLSPSNLLPFHQFVIGGPLSVRGYSTNALAGDNGLRFSGEARFPVLRTTNRRPIISLGPLFDLGVVWNNSSNPAGPVANNVIAGLGLGLLVQPTRNLDLQFQYAAPLIDLPGQTRSLQSDGIYFSLTVRP, translated from the coding sequence GTGGCGTTACCAGCGTTAGGGATTCCGATTACCACCCCCACCCAACAGGATATTCAGCCAGCCCTACCGGAGGCATCCCCTCTGCCAGCCACCCCGCCGCCAGTTCTTGAACCACCCCCCTCACTCCCTAGTCCACCCCCGGCGTCAGAAACTGTTTTAATACCTGTACAAAAAATTATTGTTGAAGGCAGTACTATCTTTGGTGCAGCGGAATTTGATCCAATTATCAAGCCCCTCGAAGGGCGACAGGTAACGCTTGCGGAGCTACAGAGAGCCACCGATGCCATTACAAAACTCTATCTAGACAGGGGCTATTTGACCTCACGCGCCGTTTTGAACGAGCAGATAGCACGGGATGGGGTAATCAGGATTCAAGTTCTTGAAGGCCGCCTACAGGATATTCGTATTGAAGGGAATAAAGGGATTATCCAGCGCTATATTCGCAGCCGGATTGCCCTTGGTGCAGGTGTGCCCCTCAACTCCAATCGCCTTGAAGAGCAGTTGCGTCTGTTGCGAACGGATCCCCTTTTTGCCAATCTCTCTGCGAGTTTGCGACCCGGCACGACACCCCAGGAGAGTATTTTGGTGGTGCGGGTGGTACCTGCCCGTTGGTTGAATGCGGCTTTTGGTTTGGATAACAATACACCGCCAGCGATCGCCCCCCATCGGGCCACGGCCTTTTTGGGATACAACAACCTCAGTGGTCGCGGCGATAGCGTCTATGGCTCCTACGCCATCGGTAACAATCTCGGCACCTTTGATTGGGGAGCATCCAACACTGTGGAGTTTGGCTACAGCCTCCCCCTCAATGCCATGAATGGTACCCTCACCATTCGCACGCTGCAAGCGGATAGCGAAATTACCCGCCCCCCCGCCCTTGCGGCCTTGAATATTCGCAGTGAGTCTTCTATTTACCAAGCCAGTTTTCGCCAACCCGTGATTCGCAATATCCGCGAGGAACTGGCCTTTGGCATTGGCTTCCTGATGCAGTCCGGGCAAACGTTTGTGGCGGGAGTGCCAGCCCCCATTTCCGCCGGGGCTGATGCTTCCGGCTACAGTGCTTCCCGTGTGCTAGAGTTCACCCAAGAATATATTCGCCGCGACACCCAAGGGGCATGGGTCTTGCGCTCGCAGTTTAACGTTGGCCTGCCTATTTTGGGGGCCACAGCAAATCCCAGTCCGATACCGGATGGCACCTTTTTTAGCTGGCTAGGACAAGGGCAGCGGCAGCAACGCCTTTGGGCAGACAATTTTTTGATTTTACGCACCGATGTTCAACTCAGTCCCAGCAATCTCCTGCCCTTCCACCAATTTGTGATTGGGGGGCCGCTGTCGGTGCGCGGCTACTCAACCAACGCGCTCGCTGGGGATAATGGCCTGCGGTTTTCGGGGGAAGCCCGCTTCCCAGTGCTGCGGACTACCAATCGTCGCCCGATTATTTCCCTTGGGCCGCTGTTTGATCTGGGGGTAGTCTGGAACAATAGCAGCAATCCAGCGGGTCCCGTTGCCAACAATGTCATTGCCGGTCTCGGCTTGGGACTCTTGGTACAGCCCACCCGAAACCTAGATCTGCAGTTTCAATATGCAGCACCATTAATTGATCTGCCGGGGCAAACCCGTAGTTTGCAGTCCGATGGCATTTACTTTTCCTTGACGGTGCGTCCCTAG
- the atpH gene encoding ATP synthase F1 subunit delta: MMQTTVRGEVVEPYAEALLSLAQTHNLIDQFQQDTQLILELLASSSELQQFLANPLIKPEAKKNVLRQLTVDKVHGYFLNFLMLLVDRRRINFLGSICEQYRALVRKLRNVTLAEVTSAVELNDDQRRAVVEKVKTMTGAADVELVTACDPELIGGVVIKVGSQIFDASLRGQLRRLSVTLAQAA, encoded by the coding sequence ATGATGCAGACCACCGTTCGTGGTGAAGTTGTTGAACCCTATGCCGAGGCACTGCTGTCGTTGGCGCAAACCCACAACCTCATTGATCAGTTTCAGCAGGACACGCAATTGATTTTGGAACTGCTTGCCAGTTCCAGTGAACTGCAACAGTTTCTCGCAAATCCCCTGATTAAGCCTGAGGCCAAAAAGAATGTGCTGCGGCAGTTGACAGTGGATAAGGTGCACGGCTATTTCCTCAACTTCCTAATGTTGCTCGTGGATCGGCGGCGAATTAACTTTCTCGGTTCCATTTGTGAGCAGTACCGTGCCCTTGTGCGCAAACTCCGCAATGTGACCTTGGCGGAAGTGACCAGTGCCGTCGAACTCAATGACGATCAACGCCGTGCAGTGGTCGAAAAGGTCAAAACCATGACCGGTGCTGCCGATGTAGAGCTTGTCACTGCCTGTGATCCTGAACTGATTGGTGGCGTGGTCATTAAAGTTGGCTCCCAAATCTTTGATGCCAGCCTGCGGGGTCAACTCCGCCGCCTCAGTGTCACCTTGGCGCAAGCCGCCTAA
- the nblS gene encoding two-component system sensor histidine kinase NblS, with translation MVILKTEKTQGSWSDKLRGIARWWSEFKIQTRLMATATLVVSIIMSGLTFWAVNTIQTNAHLNDTRYGRDLGLLLAADVAPLVAKGDTAAVAEFSRKFYERSASIRYILYADPDGEIYYGLPYSAPQVESALTLRRRIQLPETYRASQEPLVRQHQTPNGLVADVFVPLTFNGENLGVVALGINPNPTFIASANLTRDLTIAVFVSLWIMVILGGVFNALTITQPIKELVQGVKNIAAGNFKQRINLPFGGELGELITSFNDMAERLASYEAQNIEELQAEKAKLDTLVSTIADGAILLDTDMRIILVNPTAQRLFNWEGMNVIGQNALDCFPAPVCEKLTCPLYKASRGESEGGEFRVTLQEPSSRSVRILLTTVMDVQREKPKGIAITIQDITREVELNEAKAQLISNVSHELRTPLFNIKSIIETIQEYGSSLSEKEQQEFLETANHETDRLTRLVNDFLDISRLESGRPYQFGSVQMAQVIDQIMRTYQLNAANKSITLTAEVETPLPPVWGNYDLLIGALTNLVGNALKFTPENGRVTIRAYVWHPPSDPEQERVRIEVADTGMGIAPEDQPRVFERFFRVENRVHTLEGTGLGLAIVQDIIHKHNTQIHLISELGVGSTFWFDLAIDESALVDNPDSTAETALPPA, from the coding sequence ATCGTGATTTTAAAAACGGAGAAAACCCAAGGGAGCTGGAGCGATAAATTGCGGGGAATTGCCCGTTGGTGGTCAGAATTCAAGATTCAAACCCGCCTCATGGCCACAGCAACCCTCGTGGTCTCCATCATCATGAGTGGCCTCACCTTCTGGGCGGTGAACACGATTCAAACCAATGCCCACCTCAATGACACCCGCTATGGTCGCGATTTAGGGTTACTCCTAGCCGCTGATGTGGCGCCCCTGGTGGCCAAAGGGGATACCGCCGCTGTTGCTGAATTTTCCCGTAAATTCTATGAGCGCAGTGCCAGTATTCGCTACATCCTCTATGCGGATCCCGACGGGGAAATTTACTATGGCCTGCCCTACTCTGCCCCCCAAGTGGAAAGTGCCCTGACATTGCGCCGCCGTATTCAACTGCCAGAGACCTACCGTGCTAGCCAAGAACCCCTCGTGCGCCAACACCAAACCCCCAATGGTCTAGTTGCCGATGTCTTTGTTCCCCTAACCTTTAATGGCGAAAACTTAGGGGTTGTTGCCCTGGGGATTAACCCGAACCCAACATTTATTGCCTCTGCCAATCTCACGCGGGATCTCACGATCGCTGTCTTTGTCTCCCTCTGGATCATGGTGATCTTGGGGGGGGTCTTCAACGCCCTCACCATTACCCAACCCATTAAAGAATTGGTGCAGGGGGTGAAAAACATTGCAGCGGGGAATTTTAAGCAACGCATTAACCTGCCCTTTGGCGGTGAACTGGGGGAGTTGATCACCAGCTTTAATGACATGGCTGAGCGCCTCGCCTCCTACGAGGCCCAAAACATTGAAGAACTCCAAGCCGAGAAAGCCAAACTAGACACCTTGGTGTCCACCATTGCTGATGGAGCAATTCTCTTAGATACCGACATGCGGATTATTCTTGTCAACCCCACAGCGCAGCGTCTTTTCAATTGGGAGGGGATGAACGTCATTGGCCAAAATGCCCTGGACTGCTTTCCAGCACCGGTGTGCGAAAAACTCACCTGTCCCCTTTACAAAGCCTCCCGCGGAGAGTCAGAAGGGGGAGAATTTCGGGTAACGCTGCAAGAACCTAGCTCGCGCTCAGTACGGATTCTGCTGACAACGGTTATGGATGTGCAGCGGGAAAAGCCCAAAGGCATTGCGATTACAATTCAGGACATTACCCGGGAAGTGGAACTCAACGAAGCCAAAGCACAATTGATTAGCAATGTTTCCCATGAGTTGCGTACACCTCTATTCAATATCAAATCAATCATCGAAACGATTCAAGAGTACGGCAGCAGCCTCAGTGAAAAAGAGCAACAGGAATTCCTAGAAACCGCTAACCACGAGACCGATCGCCTGACGCGCCTTGTCAATGATTTTCTCGATATTTCCCGCCTCGAATCGGGTCGCCCCTATCAGTTTGGCTCCGTACAGATGGCGCAGGTGATTGATCAGATCATGCGCACCTACCAACTCAATGCGGCCAATAAGTCCATTACCCTAACTGCCGAGGTGGAAACCCCCCTGCCACCGGTTTGGGGCAACTATGATCTGCTCATTGGTGCCCTCACTAACTTGGTGGGCAATGCCTTGAAGTTTACACCCGAAAATGGACGGGTAACAATTCGTGCCTATGTCTGGCATCCCCCTAGCGATCCAGAGCAGGAACGCGTGCGCATTGAAGTGGCCGACACGGGTATGGGGATTGCCCCAGAGGATCAACCCCGTGTTTTTGAGCGCTTTTTCCGCGTCGAGAATCGCGTGCATACCCTAGAGGGGACGGGGCTGGGGCTGGCCATTGTCCAAGATATTATCCACAAGCACAATACGCAAATTCATTTAATTAGTGAATTGGGGGTCGGTAGTACCTTTTGGTTTGATTTGGCCATTGATGAATCTGCCCTCGTTGATAACCCCGACAGCACTGCTGAAACGGCGCTTCCGCCCGCTTGA
- the trpA gene encoding tryptophan synthase subunit alpha: MPTISERFEQCRARHRCALIPFLTAGDPDLETTGAALKALDDHGADVIELGMPYSDPLADGPIIQAAATRALQRGTRLEAVLEMTTDWHRQLKAPLILFTYYNPVYHRGVSSFLKAVAQAGIKGLVIPDLPLEEAEPVLAETANLGLELTLLIAPTTSPERMQAIATASQGFIYLVSTTGVTGMRQEMASRVQELLRTLRQITPKPIGVGFGIASPEHARQVRDWGADAAIVGSAFVKRLAEPGQGVAAVAEFCQSLRTALDTP; the protein is encoded by the coding sequence GAGCAATGTCGTGCTCGCCATCGCTGCGCCCTCATCCCCTTTTTGACTGCCGGCGACCCGGATTTAGAAACTACAGGTGCTGCCCTCAAGGCCCTCGATGACCATGGGGCCGATGTCATTGAACTGGGGATGCCCTATTCGGATCCCTTGGCCGATGGCCCGATAATTCAGGCAGCCGCCACCCGCGCTCTGCAACGGGGAACCCGCCTTGAGGCAGTCTTAGAAATGACAACGGACTGGCACCGGCAACTGAAGGCGCCGCTCATTCTCTTTACCTACTACAATCCCGTCTACCATCGGGGGGTCTCTTCATTTCTCAAAGCAGTTGCCCAAGCCGGGATCAAGGGGTTAGTGATTCCTGATTTGCCCCTTGAGGAGGCGGAACCGGTTCTTGCAGAGACCGCCAATTTGGGCTTGGAATTGACCCTGTTGATTGCGCCCACCACCTCGCCCGAACGGATGCAGGCGATCGCCACCGCTTCCCAGGGATTTATTTACCTTGTCAGCACCACTGGCGTCACTGGCATGCGTCAAGAAATGGCCAGCCGCGTTCAGGAACTCTTGCGCACCCTACGGCAGATCACCCCCAAGCCCATTGGTGTCGGGTTTGGCATTGCCAGTCCAGAGCATGCCCGCCAGGTACGGGATTGGGGCGCCGATGCCGCCATTGTCGGCAGTGCCTTTGTTAAACGTCTGGCAGAACCGGGTCAGGGGGTTGCCGCTGTTGCTGAGTTTTGTCAGTCACTCCGCACCGCCCTCGATACGCCCTAG
- the atpA gene encoding F0F1 ATP synthase subunit alpha, translating to MVSIRPDEISSIIRQQIEQYEQSIKVDNVGTVLQVGDGIARVYGLDKVMASELVEFEDGTVGIALNLEEDNVGVVLMGDGLGIEEGSTVRATGKIASIPVGEAAIGRVVDALMRPIDGKGEIHTTQTRLIESPAPGIVQRKSVCEPLQTGITAIDAMIPIGRGQRELIIGDRQTGKTAVAIDTILNQKGQDVICVYVAIGQKASSVAQVVNVLRERGALEYTIVIAANASDPAALQYLAPYTGATIAEYFMYQGKHTLVVYDDLSKQAQAYRQMSLLLRRPPGREAYPGDVFYLHSRLLERAAKLNDALGGGSMTALPVVETQAGDVSAYIPTNVISITDGQIFLSSDLFNAGLRPAINAGISVSRVGSAAQIKAMKQVAGKLKLELAQFDELQAFAQFASDLDKATQNQLARGQRLREILKQPQYSPIPVEYQVATIYAGTNGYLDDIPVEAVAKFVAGLRDYLHTNKPEYGEIIRTTQKLDEKAEALLKEAIAEYKAAFSA from the coding sequence ATGGTAAGTATCCGACCCGACGAAATCAGTAGCATTATTCGCCAGCAAATCGAGCAGTACGAACAGTCGATCAAAGTCGATAATGTCGGTACTGTCTTGCAGGTGGGCGATGGGATTGCCCGTGTCTATGGCCTCGACAAGGTGATGGCCTCCGAATTGGTGGAATTTGAAGATGGCACCGTGGGGATTGCCCTCAACCTCGAAGAGGATAATGTGGGGGTGGTGCTGATGGGCGATGGCCTTGGTATCGAAGAAGGCAGTACTGTGCGTGCTACTGGGAAAATTGCCTCGATTCCCGTGGGTGAAGCGGCCATTGGTCGGGTTGTGGATGCGCTGATGCGCCCCATTGATGGCAAAGGGGAGATCCACACAACGCAAACCCGCCTGATTGAATCCCCCGCACCCGGTATTGTCCAGCGCAAATCTGTGTGTGAGCCGTTGCAAACGGGCATTACCGCCATTGACGCCATGATTCCCATTGGTCGCGGTCAGCGGGAACTGATCATTGGCGATCGCCAGACAGGGAAAACGGCTGTTGCCATTGACACGATCTTGAACCAAAAGGGCCAAGACGTGATTTGCGTCTATGTGGCCATTGGTCAAAAAGCCTCCAGTGTTGCCCAAGTGGTGAACGTGCTGCGGGAGCGGGGGGCGCTGGAGTACACGATTGTAATTGCCGCCAACGCCAGTGATCCAGCGGCTTTGCAATATCTTGCCCCCTACACCGGGGCCACGATTGCTGAGTACTTCATGTACCAAGGTAAGCACACCCTCGTTGTCTATGACGACCTCTCCAAACAGGCTCAAGCCTATCGGCAAATGTCGCTACTCCTGCGCCGTCCTCCCGGCCGCGAAGCCTATCCTGGGGATGTGTTCTACTTGCACTCCCGCTTGCTAGAGCGGGCGGCCAAGCTCAACGATGCCCTTGGTGGTGGCAGCATGACAGCACTGCCGGTGGTTGAAACCCAAGCCGGTGACGTGTCTGCCTACATTCCCACCAACGTCATCTCCATTACCGACGGTCAAATCTTCCTTTCCTCTGACCTCTTCAACGCTGGCTTGCGTCCTGCCATCAACGCGGGGATTTCCGTGTCGCGGGTGGGTTCCGCTGCTCAAATCAAAGCCATGAAGCAGGTGGCCGGGAAACTGAAGCTGGAGTTGGCGCAATTTGATGAACTGCAGGCCTTTGCCCAGTTTGCCTCCGACTTGGATAAAGCCACCCAAAACCAACTGGCCCGGGGTCAGCGCCTGCGGGAAATCCTCAAGCAGCCTCAATATTCGCCCATTCCTGTGGAGTACCAAGTGGCAACCATCTATGCGGGTACCAATGGCTACCTTGACGATATTCCGGTTGAGGCAGTGGCCAAGTTTGTTGCCGGTCTGCGCGATTACCTGCACACCAATAAGCCAGAATACGGTGAGATTATCCGCACCACCCAAAAACTGGATGAAAAGGCTGAAGCTCTGCTGAAGGAGGCGATCGCTGAGTACAAAGCTGCCTTTAGTGCCTAA
- a CDS encoding F0F1 ATP synthase subunit B → MDAVFLLATEEVGHFGINTNLLETNVINLAIVIGVLVYFGRGVLGKTLGDRQKQIATAIAEAEERQKVAAARLAEAQQKLTQAKQEAQRIREDALARAKAAKEEIIAQAKREIERLKETASQDTSAATERAIAEIRERIAAMALAEAENQLKARLSQNPDLQRTLVDRSIALLGGK, encoded by the coding sequence ATGGACGCAGTATTTTTATTGGCAACGGAAGAGGTGGGGCATTTTGGCATTAACACCAATTTGCTCGAAACTAATGTGATCAACCTTGCCATCGTGATTGGGGTATTGGTGTATTTTGGTCGAGGCGTACTTGGCAAAACCTTGGGCGATCGCCAGAAACAAATTGCCACAGCCATTGCTGAGGCAGAAGAACGCCAGAAAGTGGCGGCAGCCCGCCTCGCCGAAGCCCAGCAAAAACTGACTCAGGCTAAACAGGAGGCACAACGGATTCGCGAGGATGCTCTTGCCCGTGCAAAGGCTGCCAAGGAAGAAATCATTGCCCAAGCCAAGCGGGAAATTGAGCGCTTGAAGGAAACTGCTTCCCAAGATACCAGTGCTGCCACTGAGCGGGCGATCGCCGAAATTCGTGAGCGGATTGCTGCTATGGCGCTGGCAGAGGCAGAAAACCAACTGAAAGCACGGTTGAGCCAAAATCCAGACCTTCAGCGCACCCTTGTTGATCGCAGTATTGCCCTACTAGGAGGCAAATGA